One part of the Candida albicans SC5314 chromosome R, complete sequence genome encodes these proteins:
- a CDS encoding uncharacterized protein (S. pombe ortholog SPAC5D6.04 is a predicted auxin family transmembrane transporter; ketoconazole and hypoxia induced), producing the protein MGYSLSALVSTNPSALSYFDISFLTFEAVLEVVIICCAGFVAAKTGLLTTQGQKTLSSLNVDLFTPCLIFTKLAPNLSFSKLVEIIIIPIFYAVSTGVSYWSSRIVSKALSLNSPETDFVTAMAVFGNSNSLPVSLVLTLSYTLPDLLWDDVEDDNTDKVAGRGILYLLIFQQLGQILRWSWGFNTLLRKRSQLELNTYHTKHGKIVLHENCRLIDGEDEQFLYMDSNQQQEEQQTETTREISLSEDEDNINSKPLTAYICQLPGVKQFLSFMNPPLYAMLVAIIVASIPYLKNLIFDSEQNSIVYNTFTKAITTLGGVSIPLILIVLGSNLYPSNDIPPPSKHYNRILFGSLLSRMILPSAVLLPIIALCVKYIKASILDDPIFLIVAFILTVSPPAIQLSQITQLNNVYQKEMSGVLFWGYVVLVVPTTIAIVVCSLKVLEWAK; encoded by the coding sequence ATGGGATATAGTCTATCTGCTTTAGTTTCTACCAATCCATCGGCGCTTTCTTATTTTGACATATCATTTTTAACCTTCGAAGCAGTACTAGAAGTTGTTATAATATGTTGTGCTGGGTTCGTTGCCGCTAAAACCGGTCTATTAACCACTCAAGGACAGAAAACTTTATCGTCCTTAaatgttgatttgtttaCTCCATGTTTAATATTTACCAAACTTGCACCAAACTTGTCGTTTAGCAAATTAGTcgaaatcattattatacCGATTTTTTATGCTGTGTCCACAGGAGTATCTTATTGGAGTTCCCGAATAGTTAGTAAGGCATTGAGCTTGAATAGCCCTGAGACAGATTTTGTCACTGCCATGGCCGTCTTTGGTAATTCAAACTCGTTGCCTGTGAGTTTAGTTTTAACATTGAGTTACACCCTTCCCGACTTGTTATGGGACGATGTGGAGGACGACAACACCGATAAAGTTGCTGGTAGAGGGATAttgtatttattgattttccaGCAATTGGGACAAATATTGCGTTGGTCCTGGGGGTTCAATACATTGTTAAGAAAACGTTCACAATTGGAGTTGAACACATACCACACCAAACATGGCAAAATTGTTTTGCACGAAAATTGTCGTTTGATTGATGGTGAAGATGAGCAGTTTTTGTACATGgattcaaatcaacaacaagaagaacaaCAGACGGAAACGACAAGGGAAATTTCATTGTCAGAAGACGAAGACAACATCAACAGCAAACCACTTACTGCATATATTTGCCAACTTCCCGGAGTCAAGCAGTTTTTGTCATTTATGAACCCACCCCTTTACGCTATGTTGGTAGCAATTATAGTTGCATCGATACCatatttgaagaatttgattttcgACAGTGAACAAAACTCCATCGTTTACAACACATTCACTAAGGCAATCACTACTTTAGGGGGTGTTTCCATTCCcttaattttaattgttttggGATCAAACTTGTATCCCTCAAACGACAttccaccaccatcaaAACACTACAACAGAATACTATTTGGGTCGTTGTTATCCCGAATGATCTTGCCCAGTGCGGTGTTATTGCCAATAATAGCCTTGTGTGTCAAGTACATCAAGGCATCAATATTGGATGACCCAATTTTCTTAATTGTTGCGTTCATATTGACGGTTAGTCCTCCAGCCATACAGTTGTCGCAAATCACTCAGCTCAACAATGTTTACCAGAAAGAAATGAGCGGTGTTCTATTTTGGGGGTATGTTGTTTTGGTAGTACCAACTACGATCGcgattgttgtttgttccTTGAAGGTTTTGGAGTGGGCAAAGTAA
- the GLK4 gene encoding Glk4p (Putative glucokinase; decreased expression in hyphae compared to yeast-form cells) has product MSLSPKLEEIVSSIEKSFEIKDDFLVKATEYFIESMNVGLESPKPSKDVMPMIPTYVTSIPTGKEVGLYLAADLGGTNFRVCSIDLKGDHTFSMKQSKYRIPVDLMKAEKSNDLFGFLAKKVQSFLLENHSEACTAKNTEPLKLGFTFSFPVNQTALNRGTLIRWTKGFDIPDTVDRDVVELLQANLTILEVNVKVVAIANDTVGTLLTAAYSNDSAKTNRNTIIGCIFGTGTNGAYFESKIPKLSSSTGDNKGMVINTEWGSFDNGLKILPSTEFDEIVDSETANPGYHLFEKRISGMFLGEILRVALIHLFKKGLIFQELYKARGGSLPHRIEEPWLLDAEVLSYLQIDDSTDLKTSGLILQNVSQIGNQQGGT; this is encoded by the coding sequence ATGTCACTTTCACCcaaattagaagaaattgtcagctcaattgaaaaatcatttgaaattaaagatgatTTTTTAGTCAAGGCAACTGAGTATTTCATTGAATCAATGAATGTTGGTTTGGAATCACCAAAACCTTCAAAAGATGTCATGCCTATGATTCCAACCTATGTTACTTCAATTCCAACTGGGAAAGAAGTAGGGCTATATTTGGCAGCTGATTTAGGTGGGACTAATTTCAGAGTTTGTTCAATTGACTTGAAAGGTGACCACACATTTTCCATGAAACAAAGCAAGTATCGAATCCCTGTGGATTTGATGAAAGCAGAAAAGTccaatgatttatttggttttttgGCAAAGAAAGTCCAATCTTTCTTACTTGAAAACCATTCGGAAGCCTGTACTGCAAAAAACACCGAGCCCCTCAAGTTGGGTTTCACTTTCTCTTTYCCTGTTAATCAAACTGCATTGAATCGTGGAACATTAATCAGATGGACCAAAGGTTTTGATATCCCTGATACTGTTGACCGTGATGTTGTTGAGTTATTACAAGCAAATTTGACTATCTTGGAAGTCAATGTCAAAGTTGTCGCAATTGCAAACGATACTGTTGGTACTTTGCTTACTGCTGCTTACTCCAATGACTCAGCAAAGACAAACAGAAACACAATCATTGGTTGTATTTTTGGTACAGGAACWAATGGTGCTTATTTCGAGTCAAAAATTCCCAAATTATCCAGTTCGACTGGTGACAACAAAGGTATGGTCATCAACACAGAATGGGGTTCATTTGACAACGGCTTAAAGATCTTGCCTTCCACTGagtttgatgaaattgtcGATTCCGAAACCGCTAACCCTGGTTATCACTTGTTTGAAAAGAGAATCAGTGGAATGTTTTTGGGAGAGATTTTGAGGGTTGCtttgattcatttatttaaaaaggGTTTGATTTTCCAAGAGTTGTACAAGGCAAGAGGCGGATCATTGCCACATCGCATTGAAGAGCCATGGTTGTTGGATGCTGAAGTGTTGTCTTATCTTCAGATTGACGACTCTACCGATTTGAAAACGTCAGGTCTTATTCTCCAAAATGTTTCTCAGATTGGAAACCAACAAGGAGGAACGTGA
- a CDS encoding uncharacterized protein (Ortholog of C. dubliniensis CD36 : Cd36_33120 and Candida albicans WO-1 : CAWG_02046): protein MYGRSRGYGGYRSGYGSSPYEYGSSSSYGRTGSSSNKYNKQTYPKSSQQQQQQGAPTYKQTSYKPQYAKQTYSQTPSSQQYAQADRGKSKNYKPTTPSNQYKKKTVNKTINVNQQPRRSRWGLGGFRSMWHIPMIFMFWREFSRNRHQPQPQPQPQPQQNEPINITNINYPSSPENATAPVQHSQPNTNNTEQSLPSSSQNIKPKQDENHSVFLYHSAEEEKEVDSYY, encoded by the coding sequence atgtATGGAAGATCAAGAGGCTATGGTGGTTATCGTAGTGGATATGGCTCATCACCATATGAGTATGGCTCATCGTCGTCTTATGGAAGAACTGGGTCAAGCAGCAATAAGTACAATAAACAGACCTACCCCAAATCActgcagcaacaacaacagcaaggAGCTCCAACatacaaacaaacaagCTATAAACCACAGTATGCTAAACAAACATATTCGCAAACTCCAAGTTCACAACAATATGCACAAGCAGACAGAGGAAAGAGCAAGAACTACAAGCCAACCACTCCATCTAACCAATATAAGAAAAAGACGGTCAACAAAACTATCAACGTCAACCAACAaccaagaagaagtagATGGGGATTAGGTGGATTTAGAAGTATGTGGCACATTCCAATGATATTTATGTTTTGGCGTGAATTTTCAAGAAACCGTCAccaaccacaaccacaacctCAACCACAACCTCAACAGAACGAGCCAATCAATATCACCAATATTAATTATCCTTCTTCCCCTGAGAATGCTACTGCTCCTGTGCAACATTCTCAGCcaaacaccaacaacacAGAACAGAGTTTACCAAGCTCTTCACAGAACATCAAACCCAAACAGGATGAGAACCACTCAGTTTTTTTATACCACAGTGCCGAGGAAGAGAAGGAGGTTGACTCGTACTACTGA
- a CDS encoding mRNA splicing protein (Ortholog(s) have role in mRNA splicing, via spliceosome and U1 snRNP, U2 snRNP, U2-type prespliceosome, U4/U6 x U5 tri-snRNP complex, U5 snRNP, cytosol localization), which translates to MSSSSSKLSINKKTKMSDLINFRIKIITIDNRTYLGTLLSFDKHMNLVLSDTEESRITKKSYSQLKKHTPNVELVYDKRNLGLIILRGDQVVSFTIESNAPLTDVKSRLDRPIKKPVSRMKKIIA; encoded by the exons ATG TCTTCTTCATCCTCAAAACTATCGATAAATaagaaaaccaaaatgtcagatttaataaatttccgaatcaaaataataacaattgataatagaACTTATTTGGGCACTTTATTGTCGTTTGATAAACATATGAATTTGGTGTTGTCTGATACTGAAGAGTCAAGAATTACCAAGAAATCATATAGTCAATTAAAGAAACACACACCGAACGTTGAACTAGTATATGACAAGAGAAATTTAGGATTGATTATCTTGCGAGGCGATCAAGTTGTTAGTTTCACTATAGAAAGCAATGCTCCACTCACCGATGTCAAAAGTAGATTAGATCGACCAATCAAAAAGCCAGTAAGtagaatgaaaaaaatcattgCATGA
- the YPT31 gene encoding Rab family GTPase (Protein required for resistance to toxic ergosterol analog): MADNSDDYSYDYEYLYKIVLIGDSGVGKSNLLSRFTRDEFNLESRSTIGVEFATRTLEIDGKRVKAQIWDTAGQERYRAITSAYYRGAVGALIVYDIAKTESYESVSRWLKELKEHADANIIIELVGNKSDLDHLRAVPTEEAKNFAMENNLLFTEASALSSDNVDLSFHQLLKNIYEMISKHQLENNDSKQTNTAGGPTISLTPAPQEKKNKNNGXLLLRH, from the coding sequence ATGGCCGATAACAGCGACGATTACTCCTACGATTAcgaatatttatataaaataGTGTTGATTGGGGATTCAGGAGTTGGTAAATCTAACTTGTTATCACGATTCACCCGTGATGAGTTTAATTTGGAAAGTAGATCAACTATTGGTGTTGAATTTGCTACGAGAACATTAGAAATTGATGGTAAACGAGTTAAAGCACAAATCTGGGACACTGCTGGTCAAGAAAGATATAGAGCTATTACTAGTGCGTATTATAGAGGAGCTGTTGGGGCTTTGATTGTGTATGACATTGCCAAGACCGAAAGTTATGAAAGTGTAAGTCGTTGgttgaaagaattgaaagaacACGCTGATGCtaatattataattgaattggttGGTAATAAATCTGATTTGGATCATTTAAGAGCAGTTCCAACTGAAGAAGCTAAGAATTTTGCCATGGAAAACAATTTGCTATTCACCGAGGCTAGTGCTTTAAGTAGtgataatgttgatttgagtttccatcaattattaaagaaTATCTACGAAATGATTTCAAAGCATCAATTAGAAAACAATGATTCCAAACAAACCAACACTGCTGGTGGACCAACTATTTCCTTAACTCCCGCTCctcaagaaaagaagaataagaataaCGGTKGGTTGTTGTTAAGGCATTAG
- the ECM22 gene encoding Ecm22p (Zn(II)2Cys6 transcription factor; rat catheter and Spider biofilm induced): protein MGDSPPLTDIRSQFSTSLSYSSTQNQNEMSSNKSRSNSQLPKSQIKSSMSQLLLSENPLTSDEQAILSKSLNKSKRKSVAKNTTTNNNNNDNSNSAPKELGKKSKRRKHKNSKLGCANCKERRVKCLENLPSCTNCIKHRVKCAYLDYTEDQLNEFKKAKILQEQQEQQQEQQQEQEQQSDQETNNQQLLKTNKKVLKPKKSRTVPSFSFGRASSNPSVPSVSATGTSTSFTNQELLQQQRQHHSVPNIGTNFNTMALSSSSSSSQASSVVADDEVVEPSPVPRSNNESRVNLLPEGNDFQILFPAYPDTADFPPTTTPSRFSTPLARSAVSTAFDSKNHQSQSTSSNSLPNALNVPVNFKYTPHPVVDYDARLKELLKVIGPMILKGTSGLSQIRDIYSTWLNSFIYKAFTSDLMFYCLLNLTTNFLITNCFCDSNKYLQNSGSLTPNSRSLQLARIRTDCTNRSLQYYAYTIKGLGKVLNDESTDPDLTGSVSYILSLMSVYDTQATLNSIICFRNGLFSIFKHNDIAYEKIDPNSKVLIPTHKKLMVNIVMSIYLPGYDSHFLKEYQQLLTRFGELIFPLLHHYNSTNSGAVAPEMVSFVESNYNHLLSFTNDCLNHYISEINNTLSDINSQEELLFQMIYRWVRFFPARLIGSRKKSDPLEKMLYLFYKVFKKALFAIFPQVKFFFLRDFDSPLMLDVFASDNDYDIFVEELEHPINNCLPPELYEPILNELKSMSSYLIRVITYLQLRLNKLYKYLVVDSGIDRMKQIHADILQWGNSISDITKTRNEFKQLLGLEEVCVTSFIDKVIKQENYPSRTGEPKTAKVEHPLGTGTNIIDFMTLQPSGLLINDFDPRQ, encoded by the coding sequence ATGGGAGACTCGCCTCCATTAACGGATATTCGCTCCCAGTTCCTGACATCTTTGTCTTATTCTTCTACACAAAATCAGAATGAAATGTcatctaataaatcaagATCTAATTCCCAGTTACCAAAGAGTCAAATTAAATCTAGTATGtctcaattattattgtcagAAAATCCTTTAACTCTGGATGAACAAGCTATACTATCGAAAAGTCTTAATAAatctaaaagaaaatcagTAGCAAAAAATAccacaacaaacaacaataacaacgaTAACAGCAACAGCGCACCTAAAGAGCTAGggaagaaatcaaaaagacGGAAACACAAGAATTCTAAGTTGGGATGTGCAAATTGTAAAGAAAGACGTGTCAAATGTTTAGAAAATTTACCTAGTTGTACCAATTGTATTAAACATAGAGTAAAATGTGCCTATTTGGATTACACAGAAGACCAATTGAATGAGTTTAAGAAGGCAAAGATTttacaagaacaacaagaacagcAGCAAGAACAGCAACAggaacaagaacaacagAGTGATCAAGAAAcaaacaatcaacaacttttaaaaacaaataaaaaggttttaaaaccaaaaaaatcacGTACAGTCCCTTCATTTAGCTTTGGACGAGCAAGCTCAAATCCTTCTGTCCCATCAGTTCTGGCTACTGGTACTTCCACATCATTTACAAATCAGGAGTTgcttcaacaacaacgcCAACACCATTCTGTTCCCAATATTGGTACGAACTTCAATACAATGGCGTTGTCATCTTCATCGTCTTCTTCACAAGCATCTTCTGTCGTTGCTGATGACGAAGTCGTTGAGCCACTGCCTGTACCAAGAAGCAATAACGAATCCAGAGTTAATTTATTACCTGAAGGAAAtgatttccaaattttgtTCCCAGCATACCCTGATACTGCTGATTTCCCACCAACTACTACACCTAGTCGTTTTTCAACTCCACTAGCACGATCTGCTGTTTCTACTGCATTTGATTCCAAAAACCATCAGTCACAGTCCACTAGTAGTAATTCACTACCAAATGCTTTAAACGTACCTGTCAACTTCAAGTATACACCCCACCCAGTAGTCGACTATGATGCCAGGTTGAAAGAACTTCTCAAAGTAATTGGTCCAATGATACTAAAGGGTACCCTGGGATTATCCCAAATTCGGGACATCTATTCCACTTGGCTCAATTCGTTTATTTACAAAGCATTCACGTCTGATTTGATGTTCTATTGTTTGCTTAATTTAACgacaaattttttgattacCAATTGTTTCTGTGATTCGAATAAGTATTTACAAAATAGTGGATCACTTACACCGAATTCAAGAAGTTTACAATTAGCACGTATCCGGACTGACTGTACTAATCGGTCACTCCAATATTACGCCTATACAATAAAAGGTTTGGGTAAAgttttaaatgatgaaagCACTGATCCTGATTTGACTGGTTCAGTGAGTTATATATTAAGTTTAATGTCAGTGTATGATACACAAGCTACGTTGAATTCTATTATCTGTTTCAGAAATGGGTTATTTAGTATTTTCAAACACAATGATATTGCttatgaaaaaattgaccCTAATTCTAAAGTATTGATCCCCAcacacaaaaaattgatggtTAATATTGTTATGTCGATTTATTTGCCTGGGTATGATTCCCATTTCTTGAAGGAATATCAACAGTTATTGACAAGATTCGGTGAATTGATTTTCCCATTATTACACCACTACAACTCCACTAATTCAGGAGCTGTGGCACCAGAGATGGTTAGCTTTGTGGAGTCAAACTATAATCATTTGCTTAGCTTTACGAATGATTGTTTAAACCATTATATTTCGGAAATCAACAACACTTTGTCCGACATTAATTCCCAAGAagaattgttgtttcaaatgatttataGATGGGTGCGATTTTTCCCTGCCCGACTTATTGGttcaagaaagaaaagcGACCCGTTAGAGAAGATGTTGTATTTGTTCTACAAAGTTTTCAAGAAAGCATTGTTTGCTATCTTTCCTCAAGTgaagtttttctttttgagAGATTTCGATAGTCCGTTAATGTTGGATGTTTTTGCTTCCGACAATGATTATGACATTTTCgttgaagaattagaacATCCAATTAACAACTGCTTACCACCTGAGTTATATGAACCAATTTTGAACGAATTAAAGTCGATGAGCAGTTACTTGATTCGGGTTATTACATATTTGCAACTTCGTCTTAACAAGTTGTACAAGTACTTAGTGGTTGATTCGGGTATTGATAGAATGAAACAAATCCATGCAGATATTCTCCAATGGGGGAATTCGATTTCTGATATCACAAAGACAAGAAATGAATTCAAACAGTTGCTTGGATTAGAAGAAGTCTGTGTAACGtcatttattgataaagtGATAAAACAAGAGAATTATCCAAGTCGGACAGGCGAACCAAAGACTGCCAAGGTGGAACACCCACTTGGAACTGGAACAAATATTATCGATTTTATGACTTTGCAACCATCTGGTTTACtaatcaatgattttgatcCCAGGCAATAA